Proteins encoded by one window of Bradyrhizobium sp. B097:
- a CDS encoding thermonuclease family protein, with the protein MSPYERINPYRGTGRPPFRRSPWGRRVSAALPWVFVLGIAVGSVLPVRRWVPEWVPLPSHWSLSRSRDAEMIRQRAGAPDARHAVDVVRTIDGDTFEARVHLAPGPDLYTRVRLRGIDAPELKASCARELQMAQAATVALRDLLGQGDVAIYNVGPDKYQGRVVADVATKKTDNVSAALLAAGHARAYNGGHRFGWCGYFTR; encoded by the coding sequence ATGTCCCCATACGAGAGAATAAATCCTTATCGTGGGACGGGACGTCCGCCCTTTCGCCGCTCACCCTGGGGCCGGCGTGTCTCGGCGGCGCTGCCGTGGGTGTTCGTGCTTGGCATTGCCGTCGGCAGCGTGCTGCCGGTCCGCCGATGGGTGCCTGAATGGGTGCCCTTGCCGTCGCACTGGTCGTTGAGCCGGTCGCGCGATGCCGAAATGATCCGGCAGCGCGCCGGCGCGCCTGACGCACGCCACGCTGTTGATGTCGTCAGGACGATCGATGGCGACACCTTCGAGGCGCGGGTGCATCTCGCGCCGGGACCCGATCTGTACACGCGGGTCCGGCTGCGCGGCATCGATGCGCCGGAGCTGAAGGCGTCGTGCGCGCGCGAACTGCAAATGGCGCAAGCGGCAACGGTGGCGCTGCGCGATCTGCTCGGCCAGGGCGACGTCGCGATCTACAATGTCGGTCCCGACAAATACCAGGGACGTGTCGTCGCCGACGTTGCGACGAAGAAGACCGACAACGTTTCGGCCGCGCTGCTCGCGGCCGGCCATGCGCGCGCCTACAATGGCGGCCACCGCTTCGGCTGGTGCGGATACTTTACGCGCTGA